Within Xiphophorus hellerii strain 12219 chromosome 10, Xiphophorus_hellerii-4.1, whole genome shotgun sequence, the genomic segment agtcttTGGGTAGAGAAGAACAGGAGAGTGTGATAGAACCAGTGACTCTGCCCTGTAACCAATCATTGATTGACTGTCTTCTGAAGTCACATTTTCACCATGACTCGTACACTTGGATCCCCAATGAAGAAGGTACTTAAAAGGAGGCTGGTGCCACGTATCTGTTACTAGTGGAAAACCAATATAAGTGAGCAGAGCTGAATCAAGCTGCTCTGAGTAGATGTTGGGAAAAGGACCAAGAGCTATTATGgataaatggagaaaacatggatcAATGAAGAAACTTTTCCAGAAGTGGCCAATCTACCAAATTTAATCCAAGAGGGCATCAATGaatcaccaactcacacacacaaaaaaacaagaacaacatcTCTAATACCACAGTCTATACTTGccttggttaaaaaaaatattaaaaaaagactgGGTAGAAATGACATCAAAGGGAAAATCACAAACCAAAGACCATCATACCTACAGTCAAACATTattggtggtagtgtgatggtttGAGGCTCCAATTGAGGTGCACAATCTTGATGACTTccataaaacaataaagactACAAGAAAATACAGTGTGACATGTACTGTAGTTATATTTACAATATGAGTTGTAATGGTTGTTGTCACCAGTGGCTCATAAAAATCATGACTAAGTTTATTATCAAATCTATTTTCCACCAATGAACCGGAAAATGTTGCCCATAACTGGTCTAAAGTCCACCTCATACTAAAATAGAATGGTTAAAGCCTCATTACTTCAAGTTATTAAATAGTTTGAGTAAAAATTAAGGTAAAAATGCACTTCATGTTTTAGTAAAGTTTtgtattcaaattatttttttgtgtttttcagttctTAAATTAGCCAAATTAAATGTCTGACCTGAATGTTACATAATTTGTGCTGGCAAATTCTAATTTTGTTAAGTTTCCTGCCAGGATTCCTCTTGGATGGTTCTCTGCTGGataaagtacaaaacaaaacatgaaaattgcTTTTCTCTTTCAATGTCCTTTATTCAATGTTTGTCTTCATGGCTGCACTTCTATTATTATTCCTTTACAGCCTCTGTGATCACATAATCATGGTTTTAGAGCCATCAAGAGTGACGCATTTATATGATTCAATGATCACTAGTCTTccagtaacttttttttagaataaagtAAATTATTAATCTGATTTTATGAGTATATAAAGAACAGGACTTTGAATCCAAGACAAGAAACATATATCCATAAAAGTAGCTTCAAAGTGAATtttagtttaacatttttttgatgATATACAGTCAAAGTGACAGCATAATTTTTCTTATTCCTAAATAAGACAATCCCTGAATTACATAGAGACTGCTGATATGATCTTTATTTCACACGCTCTTCACTGATGTGACGACGTTATCATGTTTTGGTGAAACTGTTTCTCCTATGACAACCACCTCAGTCTTTCCTCTTGTCACTCCAAAGGTCACAGTCATAAACAGGAGATTTTATGACCCCTGAGTCCACATTTCACTCCACCCAGGAGAGCCAACCAATGCATAGTGCTCACAGAAGACTGAAAAGGGgttccttttcctttttctaagCTTCAGAGGTGTTTGCCTGAAGAGACGCTTGGATTTTATCAAGAACATCtggaaaatagagaaaaatgcCATCTTCAACAAagattctgtattttcttttgagcGCGCTGCTCACTGCCATATCTATCGGTTTGCTTGGGTATGCCATGTCCACGACATGGTCTAAAACGTTAATGGATTGCGAAGGATTTGGGACCAATAATGGAAGTGCAGAAATAACGATGGGCCTTTTCAGTGGAAATTTAGTAAGAAACACCTGCCCCAGCTTTGGCAGTGAGGAAGCATTTTCAGGTAATTATTCTTGGGCTATTAAGGAATATAAGTTGCGTAACACTTGTATCCCTTAAGATGACAAACTATAAAAAAGGGCTGTATTCTGTAAAAGTTTAAGATCTTAAAAGGATAATCAATTCAAAATAAGTTTCAATCTAATTTGATTATTGTGTATTTGTTAAATACGGATGCATTACAGGACCTACCAGTCTCATATTTTATGTCTATCTGCAGTGTTTCCAGCATTGTCAGCCATAAAAATAACTCCTCTGGTTCTCCACGGTCTGTGTGTGGGCCTGCTGGCTGTTTGTTTCCTGACTTCTGCCCTGAGCATCCTCATCTCATTCTACAACAGCGTCAGTAACCCTTACGAGACCTACATGGGCCCTAACGGGATTTATACCTGCTCCTCCATCAGCGGTGAGTGGTGCTACAATTAGGTGCATCGCAACAGTATTCATACACCACAAGAGCCTGAGGATCTTGTTTCGATTTTATGTTCACAGTAAATAATAGTGAAGTGGAAGAAGTGTGACAGCATAGGTCAAACAAGCATTTGTATTTCACCTCTTTAATCTCACACCcctgaataaaattaaaatatgatcctaaactttgattatttcatgtttaatcAATAATCTAACAACTGAAAGAGattggcacaactgcaaacctatgAAAACAAGGCCTTACCTCAAAGCTGACTGGCTGGACGATGAGCGTAACGTGGTGTGGAAGTGGGGAGGAGCATAATGCAGGTGGAAGCAAGCCAAAGATGAGAgcataaaaaaactttcataaaaatCTTTAGGCAATGAAAACATAAGTTGAGGAATTATAGGAAAAAATGACGTGTGAATATAAATGCTGGGAGGTTGAATCTTGAAGTGAAAATCAGGTAAATGTTTATAACAGGTTGTGGTCTGGTACTTATTAAAACTTCTAAATTAATAGACAGCTAGAACAGAATTAATTAGGTTTTTAatccattgttgtttttggtattttaattgTCAAAAGCTAAGTGATAGTTAACAGTGTTagtcttttaatgcatttatgaATGAAACTGCAGCTGCTCATTTTGACCGAGATCGCagagaatattttattatatatcaATGGGACATTTGTGGTTAGAAATCGTAAAAAAGAAAGCTAGCTTTAAGTGAAGTAAATCAGAAAATAGCAGAAACCAGAAAATATGCTTGGGCAATGAGAACGAACcctaacacaaaaataagaaaataccaCCGAGACAGGAAGTAAATGGAGTAAAGCCCGCAACAGGAACTACACTTTCAAACTAAAACAGGATCTAAGGCCTACAGAGGGAAACCATGAATAAAGTTACAACTTAAATTAGAACCTACATGAGATGCATTAAAGACGTGGTGTTATGTACGTGGAAAAACTTAGTGTGTAGGTATACTTTTGTAATAAACTGCATTAAATCAGGATGATGTGAAGTTGAGCTGAATGCAATCTTTTCTATCTGCAGCGTGCTTGTCTGTTCTGGTGATCATCATTTACGTGCTGAACCTCCTTCTGACCAAAATGCAAGAGGAATTGGTTCCCAGCATTGCTGATATTTCCAACGTGAAGCTGACTCACAAAAGGTTGGAGGTGAGGCTTGGGTATTTCCTGCTCATCCCTTACGCGGTGCTCTCTCTGCTGGCCATCTTGTTCATCTACCTGTACGACCACGCAGCCTACACCCACAGACGGGAACAGGAGAGGCCCACAGAGGACGCTCCTAAGGAGATCATGATGTACTAGTGATAATCACACCAGTGACACTTTCACGTTTCCTAGCAACTTTCTGGGAAAACTTACTGTGATAGATTATTACAGATCATGGTGGTGTACAGAAAAGAATGAATGCACAGCTTGCTTGATGCACAATGTGCAGGATTTGATTTATTGTATTCAGTTTTGACATTCTAGACAGAATGTTTGAttgtatttcagttttaagttaattaattcAAAGAGTGAGAAGTCAAATTAATCgttttattctatatttttcacataaaatatacaCGAGACATTCTTTAAAacgtatttattttatatatgaaCAATACAATAGTTCTTAGTGCAAAGTAATACCTTTCTATctctttcagaataaaataacagTCAAACCAGCATCAGCTGATATTGCTAATCAACAATATGCATGCATCTGTTTGCATCTCTTTGGATGAAAGCAATTTCTacccattgtttttttttctgtttaatataaaattgttttctaaagaaaataaaattaattgattGAAAGCAGTAACAAGGTAATGGTATTCACTGATGTTTGCTGCCCTCTCTCTGAGATATGATGCAATTGCAAGGAGTCAACATCTGTCAAATGCCACTGCTGAGGCATCGCTGGGTCCCTGTTTACTAGGAACAGCCTTTATATGGAAATATGTTATGCCAAGCATTGCACAATTAATATTATTTGGATAAAGAGCCACTGTAACACATCAAAGAAGGACATCTTACCCCTCTAAAGTGAAGGTGGGTGACCacagggaattttttttcttgcacagtTTGGAGTTGTTCCATTAGACATTGTTCTTAGTGCAAATTTGTACATTAAACCTGTTTAAAGCCATTAATCCTCCTGAGGAGCCACTTTTTTTAGTTGTCACCAATAAGTTCCTGGGATCTTTCTTGACAATGCATGATTATTATTCATGGAGATAAAGGTTTAAAGGCGTCAATTTTAGAGCATTTGCTTCTTTCTTGGTCTAAACTCTTTCAGTCCATGTTAATGTTAAGCTCCTTTTCCTGCGGACACAGAGACAGGTGAGACGGACATGCTTAAACTAGGCTGGTTCCTGAACCCTACCACCATTTTCTGCCATTTGGGCATGACAGATTGGGTCTtccaaaaacacaattattcGTCTCTATCAGACTTGGTAGATTACACTGAGGAACCTGCTGGGTCTGTTCAGCCAGTTTGAATGAACCCTACCAATTGCAGTAAAAAGAACAGTTATACAACCAAccagaattaaaacaaactcttgaCATAAAATGATATGTACTTTCTCAGCAATTTGCAAAAGGATATAGCCAGATATTAGCTGTGGTGTCTGTATGTATTTAAGCCCGTGTGTATCATTTTGAACTTGTcgattaaataaaatgaaaattgaatTTAAACTTGTGAACCCGATTCTTGCTTTTTATCCTAGTAAATCTTTAAAAGCCCCCAAAATTAATTCATGCTAACAATGAGAGTGTGCAAACATCCAATGaccctttatatatatatatatatataatgcagGCTCGGGACTTTAACAAGTTAATTTTGATTAactaattacatagattttgatgtgttaaaaatgttattacagtttttttttggttccaTCCAGAACCTTTGTATTCCCATGGTTCTGGGACACTTGTAAATCTTACAAACAGTGACAGATAAAAAAGATGCTTCCAACCAACTGGAAGTTACaaaaagactattgttgtgtgcAAGCTGCACAGAAAGGAGTTTGTCTATCAGTGAAGCTATTTAAGCTTAAAATACCATTTCAATCCAAAACATATTGTTTTGGGAGAAAACCAGTCCAGGAACCACCAAGACTCAAACCTGCCAATGACCTGCAGGAGTCAAGGTGAGCCCTTGACTCCTGCAAGGGCTCGCCTTGCAGGAGTCAAGGCGAGCCCTATAAACCTTTGAATGTTGTGCCGACTGCCGAGCATGGAGGTggtggcatcatgctgtggggctgATGTATATAAGGACAAAATGAGTGGAAGAATATAGGCAGAGAACTGGATCcatgtttttgtctgtcttgGCTAGAACTTGGATGCATTTGagttttccagcaggacaatgatcaGACCTCGTTTATTAAAGCTGATATCAGGCTTCTGGAACATCTTTATCAAATCCAACTGTAGGGAACTACAGCAAACCTACCTATTCTAATAAGATAGGACCTTTGAAAAGATATTTCTGTCCTACATTTTATCTTTACCTTTCCAGCTTAAAACATCTGCAATAAGAGATAAAGTGAAACTTCACatcttatttcttttaaaaggtAGAAACAAACATTCTCTGCTAACAAATTGCAGTGACAGCAATAAAGCTTGTTGATTCTGTGAAAGCTCAAACAGATCCTGCTATTGTCTCCTGGACCTTCTTCCGCGCTCACAGCTGGGATTCACATGACTGTATTGACATCAGAGCAAGGCCAAGGTGTCCCGTTACCTTTTCCCGTGGCCCATCACTCAGGGACTAAAGTCTGTTTGGACATGCCCTTTCCAGCACCTCTCAGGCCTGCAACGCCTTCTACCTGCCTTCAAAAGAGCTACTCTTCCTTCAAGTTTCACACTTCAAGGAACCTGCAGAAGGATGAAGCAATTTGCTTTGTTGCTGTCAGAGTGAATATGTATTAAATTTCTGGGAACGTCTGCTTTCTACAATAAATCAAAGACATTTATGGTCTGTTCATAGAGGGCAACATCAACCATGTTTTCTAAGGTGTTTTAAGTGTAACCAGTTTGTTAgatatttttatgaatatttttatccTCCATAAATGTGACCTGTATCAAACTACAATTAATTAATGGAGGTAGCAAAGGTAGTAAACAGATTGGCAGATGTTTTCCTCCAGGGATTTTTGTTACCTGCGCTCCTGGAGTAATTTATTTGACTGACCACTCATGGAAACGTTGACcaccatttcctgttttctccttttgtggACAATTGCTCCTACTCTGGTTTGCTGGAGTCGATAAACCTTTTACACACTGCTcaatatcaatgtttttttttcagttacatTTCTTTAGATCAGGGCTTAAAGCATTGTTTTTTGTAACCCCATATATGTTGTCAAACTGTTCGTTTCTGTTCAAGCCTTGGTGTGGATAGTGAAAATGAGTTCAGCTCTctaaaaaacaagttaaataagtattttatttgCATCGTTCCCTGTCGATTAAACTGACTTGTAAtcacttaataaataaaacaatattcaattattgcattttttactTACACAGGTTTTTCTTTGTcagatattaaaatatgtttcaccAACAAACATCTGAGAGATGAGCAAAAGTAGAAAAGAATCTGTATGGGGTATTTACACACAGTGTCGGGtttcaaacatgaaaaccatgttcagtaaaataaaataaaatcaaaaccacACGTTTAGTTGTGACTTCTTTCACATGAAATATTGCAAAGAATGCAGTTAAGAAGCATATCACTTTTCTTCTATCAcactttttcttcttattattattattatgcttgtACACATCACTCTGATCAATCATCTTCATTTTAGGGTTGTGTTTGTTGTGGAAGGTGTTACTGACTGGACAACTGTGAAGTCAGACCGTCTGCTCCATCACTGAGAGAGTTGTAACATGGCCACAACACATCATTGTCGCATTAATTGGATTTATGGAATATTATAGCTTTCAGAGAAATTAAATTTGGTGTTTTCCTTAGctgtaacatttaaataacacttattcaaacatataaaaaagtgTTCTTGAACAATAAAAAGCACGTATTTAAGTATTTTACGCTCTGTGTGACTctatatgagtttcactttctgaattgaactactgaaataaatcaagtactcaatcattttctgttaattaaTGAACACTAAAGAGCAAtagtaaacataatttaacataaCATTAAAGCTTATGTTCTGAATACTACCGACAGCATCTAGAGGAGATTTCTGTCTTCTTCTGGGTGCACCGCAGTGCAGACCTCTTGTTTGCTGTGCAAACATTGATTGAATAAAATCAGCGACGGGCGAGTAATCTCTTCCTCCCTGCAAACTCTCCACCTCAGAGATCACCAGGATGGAGAATAAACCAATGGATTAAAGCAGGAGCCCTAAGCCCTGACCATTCACTCTGCATGATAGGATTAAAGTAGAAACTTTTGTACCTGTGAAACCTTATCCTTCCAGGCCTGGCATCACAGAAGCCTGTGAAACGGACACCTCAGGCTGCAGGGCTGATGGAGGACTGCGGTCCAGTTCACCTCTGGGAGCTGATTTCATACCTGTGAGTGGTATGAATAAGTATAATAATGAAAGGTGAGTTTAAAACATACATATAGACACTAATATAGAAACACCAATAGcgttacaaataattttttttaaggaaaaccaCTTTGTAAAAATACCTGGGCTTGAATTTCTATGTTTCATATAACCGGTTCATTAAATTGGTAATTCAATATACTTGAACTGCTCCTTCttagagaaaatgtttacaaaagcaaattttctctcattttcatAGTATTTTATAACACAAGATATTTACAGtactcctccatgggctgccaccttatcgtggtggaggggtttgagtgtcccaatgatcctaggagctatgctgtctggggcttcatgcccctggtagggtcacccaaggcagacaggtcctaggtgagggaccagacaaagagcagcccaaagaccccaatgatgaaggaaaactttggacttggtgttccctcgcccggacgcgggtcaccggggccccactctggagccaggcctggagggggggcacgatggcgagcgtctggtggccgggcttttacccatggagcccggccgggctcagcccgaaga encodes:
- the clrn3 gene encoding clarin-3 — protein: MPSSTKILYFLLSALLTAISIGLLGYAMSTTWSKTLMDCEGFGTNNGSAEITMGLFSGNLVRNTCPSFGSEEAFSVFPALSAIKITPLVLHGLCVGLLAVCFLTSALSILISFYNSVSNPYETYMGPNGIYTCSSISACLSVLVIIIYVLNLLLTKMQEELVPSIADISNVKLTHKRLEVRLGYFLLIPYAVLSLLAILFIYLYDHAAYTHRREQERPTEDAPKEIMMY